Proteins encoded within one genomic window of Hemiscyllium ocellatum isolate sHemOce1 chromosome 1, sHemOce1.pat.X.cur, whole genome shotgun sequence:
- the LOC132819313 gene encoding toll-like receptor 2: MGNKEMAEELNTAFAPVFIVADKNFERVRGQTLFFRAMSSPSLWMLLVECIFVHAPFLEGNTDPFDACQKCDPDNVCNYSSMKLQKVPCVLENVLEFNLSHNKISQIMDTDFIIYVKLKRLVLQSNRIRSITEHSFQRNTDLEYLDLSSNLLTHLSPHWFKHLSKLQYLNILGNNYTDLGSGRIFSKLSKLKWLEFGNPSLSILKEDDFVGVTHLDEFIVTADKLLMYENGSFSSFRSINHASLRLPYTILNEPSQAQQIFVDLSGSTTHMELRDLVFPDKADKQPFLPIHNSSLRKFTLRNTFLTENAVINFINSMASTKLSELVVLDSKFSGVGNWEGIDNIKDNSLNTVILNNISIRHFYLFHDLLGISGLFKFVKNATFTKLTMFLMSCTVSKQLNSMEYLDLTDNLLNDRSLKETLCSGALPSLRYLILRKNHFRSLDRISQKFTQLSKLIYLDLSQNRFRDIKTSCKWSEKLQFLNLSSCDIKSVKECVPPNIEVLDLSNNIISSFAVHLPSLKELNLSNNKLKSLPGDGYLPKMEILKISSNKLTSLTAEEIKTFQKLKFLEAGKNNYICSCEFLFYMNNAITVQLLDRAENYICDSPLILRGKVVQNTTRSFFDCHKTLSLALLCVGTISAVTIAVVMCYRYHVFWYIQMTWAWLKAKRKPKKVRKNNICYDAFVSYSEMDSEWVENLLVRELESAHPPLTLCLHKRDFIPGKWIMDNIIESIEKSRKTLFVLSEHFVQSEWCKYELDYTHFRLFDENDDTAILVLLEMIPKETIPQRFCKLRKLMNTKTYLEWPQDEVEQQNFWLSLKIALKEEPNETDEN; encoded by the coding sequence ATTGTTCTTCAGAGCAATGAGTTCTCCCTCACTGTGGATGCTGCTTGTTGAGTGTATTTTTGTACATGCACCTTTCTTAGAAGGAAACACTGACCCATTTGATGCCTGTCAGAAATGCGACCCTGACAACGTCTGCAACTATTCATCGATGAAGCTACAGAAAGTTCCATGTGTATTGGAAAATGTACTGGAGTTTAATCTGTCTCACAACAAAATCTCACAGATTATGGACACCGATTTCATAATATATGTGAAACTCAAAAGACTTGTATTGCAATCAAATCGAATCCGGTCCATTACTGAGCACTCATTTCAGCGTAACACAGACCTGGAGTACCTTGACTTGTCGAGTAACCTTCTGACGCACCTGTCACcacattggtttaaacatctttCCAAATTACAATACCTTAACATTTTAGGAAATAATTACACAGATTTGGGATCAGGAAGAATTTTCTCAAAGCTGTCAAAGCTCAAATGGCTAGAATTTGGCAATCCTTCTCTCTCTATTCTAAAGGAAGATGACTTTGTAGGAGTTACACATCTGGATGAGTTTATTGTAACAGCAGATAAATTACTGATGTATGAGAATGGGAGCTTCAGTTCATTCAGAAGTATAAATCATGCTAGCTTAAGGCTGCCTTATACAATCCTGAATGAACCAAGTCAAGCTCAGCAGATATTTGTCGATTTATCAGGATCCACCACCCACATGGAGCTGAGAGACTTAGTATTTCCAGACAAAGCTGACAAGCAGCCATTTTTACCAATACATAATTCATCTCTGAGAAAATTCACTCTCAGAAATACTTTTCTGACTGAAAATGCTGTGATTAATTTTATAAATTCAATGGCGAGCACAAAATTATCTGAACTAGTAGTGCTAGACAGTAAATTTTCAGGAGTCGGGAATTGGGAGGGAATAGACAATATAAAAGATAATTCTTTAAATACAGTAATATTAAATAATATATCCATTAGACACTTCTATTTATTCCATGACCTTTTAGGTATCAGTGGTCTATTTAAATTTGTTAAAAATGCTACATTTACAAAACTAACGATGTTCCTGATGTCTTGcactgtatccaaacagctaaatagTATGGAGTACCTTGATTTAACAGACAATTTGTTAAATGATAGGAGTTTAAAAGAAACTCTCTGTTCAGGAGCTTTGCCTTCACTGCGTTATCTTATTCTGAGAAAAAATCATTTCAGATCCCTGGATAGAATAAGCCAAAAATTCACTCAACTTTCTAAACTTATCTATTTAGATTTGAGCCAGAATAGATTCAGAGACATAAAAACTTCATGCAAATGGTCTGAAAAGCTTCAATTTCTAAACCTTTCGAGCTGTGATATCAAAAGTGTAAAAGAATGTGTCCCTCCAAATATTGAAGTGTTGGATTTAAGTAACAATATTATCAGCAGTTTTGCTGTCCATCTGCCTTCTCTCAAAGAATTAAATTTGTCCAATAATAAATTGAAAAGTTTACCAGGTGATGGCTACTTACCAAAGATGGAAATTCTGAAGATCAGCAGCAATAAACTCACTTCTCTGACAGCTGAAGAAATCAAGACATTTCAGAAACTTAAATTTTTAGAAGCTGGAAAGAATAATTACATTTGTTCATGTGAATTCCTGTTCTATATGAATAATGCCATAACAGTGCAACTATTGGACCGAGCAGAAAATTACATTTGTGATTCACCTTTAATTCTCAGGGGAAAGGTGGTACAAAACACTACGCGCTCTTTTTTTGACTGTCACAAAACATTGTCCCTAGCCTTACTGTGTGTTGGCACAATTTCAGCAGTAACCATTGCAGTGGTGATGTGCTACAGATATCACGTGTTCTGGTACATCCAAATGACATGGGCCTGGCTAAAGGCAAAGAGGAAACCAAAGAAAGTGAGAAAGAATAACATTTGTTATGATGCATTTGTCTCTTATAGTGAGATGGACTCAGAATGGGTGGAGAACTTACTGGTAAGAGAGTTAGAAAGCGCTCATCCACCGCTGACACTCTGCCTTCATAAGCGTGATTTCATCCCAGGCAAGTGGATAATGGATAATATTATTGAGTCCATTGAGAAAAGCAGGAAAACCCTCTTTGTTTTGTCTGAACACTTTGTCCAAAGTGAGTGGTGCAAGTATGAGCTTGACTATACTCATTTCCGTCTCTTTGATGAAAACGATGATACGGCCATCCTTGTTCTGTTAGAGATGATTCCAAAGGAAACCATTCCGCAAAGATTCTGCAAGCTGAGGAAACTGATGAATACAAAGACCTACTTGGAATGGCCTCAGGATGAAGTGGAACAGCAGAACTTCTGGCTGTCTTTAAAAATAGCATTAAAAGAAGAACCAAATGAAACTGATGAGAATTAG